The Obesumbacterium proteus DNA window AGCGCCTGCTCCTGCGCTTCATCTTGCAATAGATGCATGATGTGAGTTTTCAGCCACTGAGATTCACAGTGGCTAAGAATATCCTGCCGTAGCTGTACTAATTCGTGACGCATCTCGTCGTCCATTTGGCCACAGGTTTTGTGCGCGGCGCGGATCATACTTTCCGCCTTACGTCGTGCCGCATTAACAATCGCTGCCGCTTCTTGATCGGCACTGCGCTTGTTGTCAGCTTGCTGATACTGCGCGGTCAATAATTCTGCGGGGATAATTCGCCCCGCCGGCAATGACCAATCAAATTCAATCAGCGGTATTTGGCACATAGCGTTCGCTCCAACAAATTCATTGCCAGCCTAGGTATTGATGGCCATAGCGCACGTTTGCACGGCGGCAAAGTAATCAGCATCGCATAGAGAACTGCATCTTCTTGAGCAGCGCGATGAAGTACGGCGATACCTAGCGTAAATGCGTTGTCGATCATTTCCGAGGGCGAGAACACGGCTCTATTCTTCCCCTGACACAGGCCGAATAATTGCCAAATCAATGTTTCATCCAACCAACGTAAAATGAGCTGCCGATAGTCCGGTAATAGGAAATAGTCATTGCATTCTAGTTTGAGCAAACCTATTGCCAGCACAAACACGTTGATATTGGAAACCATTTTTGCCATGCGCCTTTGACGATCGCTGAGCTGTGCCGGAAGCCGAGGCGTCCCTCTGCGTCTCTGTAAAGCGAGGTTCAAGCTACGATCTAGCGGTGGGTACTCGCCATATCGCCAACTCCCTTTAGGCGAGAAACCCAGCGATGCGAGCCACTGCGGATGAGCATAACGCGCGGGAGTCCACAGATAACGGTGTAACCGCAAAGCAGCATCATCAACAATGCAGGTCGTTATCGCTTTCTGCGCCACGTCATCCACATCAGGGCTGTGAGAGCCAAAATCGCCAGAATTAACGCAGGTATCAAAGGCCACCGATGCAAGGTTAACCATTGTATCGCCCTCCACTGGGGTTCCTCGGTTGCGCTTACCACGCTTTGCATCCTAAATTCAGCAGGTTGCATGAGAATACTGATTTGATCTTGCTGTACGCCGGGGATCGATTTTTCCACCAGATTTTTTATCTGTATGCGGAAGGACTCAAGATTGACCTGGGGGGAGAATTTAATAAATACCGCTACCGATGCGGGCCCCGTCGCCCCTTCTTCGTCTGGTCCGTGGGACGCAATGGTCACATCGGCGTGAACCACACCGTCCATCTGACTAAGCATTCCCTCGATACGCTGCTCTTTGAGAAACAGAATTTTTTGTTGCTCTTCAGCCGGCGAGACGACTAATTGATTCGGTGGAAACATGGTGTCGGCGGAGATGTAACTACGGCGTGGAAAGCCATTTAAACGCAGCAGCTCAACCGCGTTGATGAACTGTGATTTCTCCACCCGTAATGTGACACCGCCTTCTGCTGCCTGTTTATCAGCATCAATATTGTGCTGCATCAGAATCGCCAACATCTGGTTAGCATCCTCTTCAGGCAATGCGCTGTAGAGCTCAACGCGGCATCCTGTCAGCACTAAAACCAGCGCGCAGAGCAACATGTAACGCAGCCGTTTCATGTCATATTGGCCAGTTTGTTAACCGACTGAGACACCGATCCGGCAATCTTTGCGCCCAGATCCACTCCAACCGTCGTGCCAAGTACCGTCGCCTGCTGCATTAACATCTGTGGCGGTGATAATGTTCCCACGTCGCCCTGCGGGGTGCCCGCATACAACAGTTGGTTAAAAGCCGAGATCTTTTCGCTGCTTCCTTCGCTTAATTTGGGGGCATTGAGGGTACTAGAGGTGGCTGCGAAATCGACCGCTGCCACGTTATTAATCATACTCATGGGCAGACTCCCGTATTGATCAGATAAAATGGGTGCGCAATGATTCAGCCTCAGGCAAATTGATGTCCACTAAGGCTTGTCGCGCTTGTTCAGGCTCATTAAGACCCGCGAGCAACACGGCAAAGCAGACGGCCTGCATCTCTTTATCAGGTACTAAATACGGCAATGCGGGCAGCATGGCGCGTACCTGTCGGTGCAGTCCGTGGTTAATTCCAGCAAATGCGGTTTCAACCAACAACCGCCGCTCGTTGTCAGTTAATGTCATATTTTGGAAATTATCCCGCTGAGCATATCTTTGATG harbors:
- a CDS encoding type III secretion system domain-containing protein, whose protein sequence is MVNLASVAFDTCVNSGDFGSHSPDVDDVAQKAITTCIVDDAALRLHRYLWTPARYAHPQWLASLGFSPKGSWRYGEYPPLDRSLNLALQRRRGTPRLPAQLSDRQRRMAKMVSNINVFVLAIGLLKLECNDYFLLPDYRQLILRWLDETLIWQLFGLCQGKNRAVFSPSEMIDNAFTLGIAVLHRAAQEDAVLYAMLITLPPCKRALWPSIPRLAMNLLERTLCAKYR
- the ssaJ gene encoding EscJ/YscJ/HrcJ family type III secretion inner membrane ring protein SsaJ, with translation MKRLRYMLLCALVLVLTGCRVELYSALPEEDANQMLAILMQHNIDADKQAAEGGVTLRVEKSQFINAVELLRLNGFPRRSYISADTMFPPNQLVVSPAEEQQKILFLKEQRIEGMLSQMDGVVHADVTIASHGPDEEGATGPASVAVFIKFSPQVNLESFRIQIKNLVEKSIPGVQQDQISILMQPAEFRMQSVVSATEEPQWRAIQWLTLHRWPLIPALILAILALTALMWMTWRRKR
- the sctI gene encoding type III secretion system inner rod subunit SctI; amino-acid sequence: MSMINNVAAVDFAATSSTLNAPKLSEGSSEKISAFNQLLYAGTPQGDVGTLSPPQMLMQQATVLGTTVGVDLGAKIAGSVSQSVNKLANMT
- a CDS encoding EscG/YscG/SsaH family type III secretion system needle protein co-chaperone, coding for MTLTDNERRLLVETAFAGINHGLHRQVRAMLPALPYLVPDKEMQAVCFAVLLAGLNEPEQARQALVDINLPEAESLRTHFI